One Thermoplasmata archaeon DNA window includes the following coding sequences:
- a CDS encoding aminotransferase class V-fold PLP-dependent enzyme, whose translation MDLARIRSDFPVLQREVGGKPIIYLDNACMTLKPRQVVEAMTDYYNRLSACGGRSVHKLATEVTVKFEEGRERMRRFLNANEHREIVFTRNATEALNLVSRSFDLKRGDIVVTTDKEHNSNLVPWLRLRDEKGVRHVVVKSRDDGTFDLEAFEKLMSRRVKLVAMVHTSNLDGYTIPAEEVIKIAHDHGAVVLLDGAQSAPHREVDVRKLNVDFYAFSVHKMLGPTGTGVLYGKYELLDALRPFIVGGDTVERTTYDDYRMLKPPAKFEAGLQDYAGVIGAAAAAEYLMNIGRSNVHEHEVRLNTMLTRGLKEIPGARILGPADPALRGGITSFNIEGMEPHDIAMILDEVANIMIRSGQHCVHSWFAARGIKGSARASLYLYNTEEEVKTFLEVLGRVAGELSS comes from the coding sequence ATGGACCTCGCCAGAATTCGCTCCGACTTCCCGGTACTCCAGAGGGAGGTGGGCGGGAAGCCGATCATCTATCTAGACAACGCCTGCATGACCCTGAAGCCCCGTCAGGTCGTGGAGGCGATGACCGACTACTACAACCGACTCTCGGCCTGCGGGGGCCGGTCGGTGCACAAGCTCGCGACCGAGGTCACGGTCAAGTTCGAGGAGGGCCGGGAGAGGATGAGGCGCTTCCTCAACGCCAACGAGCACAGGGAGATCGTTTTCACGCGCAATGCGACCGAGGCGCTCAACCTTGTCTCGCGATCCTTCGACCTGAAGAGGGGGGACATCGTCGTCACCACGGACAAGGAGCACAACTCAAATCTCGTTCCGTGGCTCAGGCTGCGCGACGAGAAGGGTGTGAGGCATGTCGTCGTCAAATCAAGGGACGACGGCACCTTCGACCTGGAGGCCTTCGAGAAGCTGATGAGCAGGAGGGTGAAGCTGGTCGCGATGGTCCACACCTCCAACCTGGACGGCTACACAATCCCCGCGGAGGAGGTCATTAAAATAGCCCACGACCACGGCGCGGTCGTGCTCCTCGATGGGGCCCAGAGCGCGCCGCACCGCGAGGTGGACGTGAGGAAGCTGAATGTGGATTTCTATGCATTCTCGGTCCACAAGATGCTCGGCCCGACGGGGACCGGAGTGCTCTACGGCAAATACGAGCTCCTCGACGCGCTCAGGCCCTTCATCGTCGGCGGGGACACGGTCGAGAGGACCACCTACGACGACTACAGAATGCTGAAGCCACCGGCGAAGTTCGAGGCCGGTCTCCAGGACTACGCCGGCGTGATAGGGGCCGCGGCGGCGGCTGAATATCTGATGAACATAGGAAGGAGCAATGTCCACGAGCACGAGGTCAGGCTGAACACGATGCTCACGAGGGGCCTGAAGGAAATCCCGGGGGCGAGAATTCTCGGCCCCGCCGACCCGGCCCTGCGGGGCGGAATCACGAGCTTCAATATTGAAGGAATGGAGCCGCATGACATCGCGATGATTCTGGACGAGGTCGCGAACATAATGATTCGCTCCGGCCAGCACTGCGTGCACTCCTGGTTCGCGGCGCGCGGGATAAAGGGCTCGGCCCGGGCGTCGCTCTACCTCTACAACACCGAGGAGGAGGTAAAGACGTTCCTCGAGGTTCTGGGGAGGGTGGCGGGGGAGCTCTCCTCGTGA